One genomic segment of Sandaracinaceae bacterium includes these proteins:
- a CDS encoding LysR family transcriptional regulator, producing the protein MNWDDLRFVLALSRAGSLSGAAKALGVDHTTVGRRVDALEAALSLRLFTRSRKGIVPTADAERLLESFRRVEEAVHAVERSAQAQAQSLEGTVRITSPETFGVSYLAPRLAHLGRRHPGLTLELLPVGDVLDLAKREADIALRGFRSNVDGLVVRRRARSSTGSTRPRRTSRAAS; encoded by the coding sequence ATGAACTGGGACGACCTTCGATTCGTGCTCGCGCTCTCGCGCGCTGGGTCGCTGAGCGGCGCCGCGAAGGCGCTCGGCGTCGATCACACCACCGTCGGGCGTCGCGTGGACGCGCTGGAGGCGGCGCTGAGCCTGCGTCTGTTCACGCGATCGCGGAAGGGCATCGTGCCGACCGCCGACGCCGAGCGCCTGCTCGAGAGCTTCCGCCGCGTGGAGGAGGCGGTGCACGCGGTCGAGCGCAGCGCGCAGGCCCAGGCGCAGTCGCTCGAGGGCACCGTGCGCATCACGTCGCCAGAGACCTTCGGCGTGTCCTACCTGGCCCCACGGCTCGCGCACCTCGGGCGGCGTCACCCCGGGCTGACGCTCGAGCTCTTGCCCGTGGGCGACGTGCTCGACCTCGCCAAGCGCGAGGCGGACATCGCCCTGCGCGGCTTTCGCTCGAACGTCGACGGCCTGGTCGTGCGGCGGCGGGCACGATCAAGTACGGGCTCTACGCGGCCGAGGCGTACCTCGCGGGCCGCGAGCTGA
- a CDS encoding DUF3396 domain-containing protein yields the protein MSTAIASCGPLPAPRAYRHDPSVWLAQCALGLTLYTRHRPPEPGAGAARMLSMFLEYAPRERLRWMRTSLRNRWVALRERELEMLVEELGARGLDGSPRHLFELHVADRTDAPQVFFSHREVDEARGVGAGYIQLGLRPEDSAGDLFQLAMEACHHVPHWWGTAGYLVAMNPFDPCSAASAAWRWAKRYWGVDVQQPDRQRIRAPLGPSSVNWLTLLGRGLLDRAPEAREEIGADAVRNDASWLEGREGGLLRAAPSPTLADMNWMESCSSYASAHHVLRDFIAPAGRAVYGGFWEADALSAWARRFTEPEGWVR from the coding sequence GTGTCCACTGCCATCGCCTCATGTGGGCCTCTGCCCGCCCCGCGCGCGTACCGTCACGATCCGTCGGTCTGGCTCGCGCAATGCGCGCTCGGGTTGACGCTCTACACGCGGCATCGCCCCCCCGAGCCGGGGGCCGGCGCGGCCCGCATGCTCTCGATGTTCCTGGAGTACGCGCCCCGGGAGCGGCTGCGTTGGATGCGGACCAGCCTCAGGAACCGCTGGGTCGCGCTGCGGGAGCGGGAGCTGGAGATGCTCGTCGAGGAGCTGGGCGCGCGTGGCCTGGACGGATCCCCGCGCCACCTCTTCGAGCTCCACGTCGCGGACCGCACGGACGCGCCGCAGGTCTTCTTCTCTCACCGCGAAGTGGACGAGGCCCGCGGCGTGGGCGCCGGATACATCCAGCTCGGCTTGCGGCCGGAGGACTCGGCGGGAGATCTGTTCCAGCTCGCGATGGAGGCCTGCCACCACGTGCCGCACTGGTGGGGCACAGCCGGCTACCTCGTCGCCATGAACCCGTTCGATCCCTGCAGCGCCGCCTCCGCCGCCTGGAGGTGGGCGAAGCGGTACTGGGGCGTCGACGTGCAGCAGCCCGACCGGCAGCGGATCCGTGCGCCCCTCGGGCCGTCCAGCGTCAACTGGCTCACGCTGCTCGGCCGCGGCCTCCTCGATCGCGCGCCGGAGGCCCGTGAAGAGATCGGCGCAGACGCCGTCCGCAACGATGCGTCGTGGCTGGAGGGCCGCGAGGGTGGGCTGCTGCGCGCTGCCCCGAGCCCGACCCTGGCGGACATGAACTGGATGGAGAGCTGCTCGTCCTACGCCAGCGCGCATCACGTCTTGCGCGACTTCATCGCTCCGGCGGGGCGCGCCGTCTATGGGGGCTTCTGGGAGGCCGACGCGCTCTCCGCGTGGGCGCGTCGCTTCACCGAGCCCGAGGGCTGGGTGCGATGA
- a CDS encoding OmpA family protein, giving the protein MRAGPLLLLFALGCGAAQPPPDDREDGVESDPCSDAAEELGCAEADGDGDGIADSRDACPLQPEDLDRFEDSDGCPDPDNDGDRILDVDDRCPCQPETYNGGDDEDGCPDECRVLLVDDRILILEKIYFDPNQAEIRPRASPILDAIAQVLMAHEEVRHVTLHGHASRGERNAQALSEARAQNVMAALVARGVPTERLAAVGHGRQRPVAAPGTPEAAERNRRVDFDVDEADEPPPRRSCRPLNDQHVPGCPAGDGD; this is encoded by the coding sequence ATGCGCGCCGGACCGCTCTTGCTCCTCTTCGCCCTGGGCTGTGGCGCGGCGCAGCCGCCGCCCGACGACCGCGAGGACGGCGTCGAGAGCGACCCGTGCTCCGACGCGGCCGAGGAGCTCGGTTGCGCGGAGGCCGACGGCGACGGCGACGGGATCGCCGATTCACGCGACGCGTGCCCGCTCCAGCCAGAAGACCTGGATCGCTTCGAAGACAGCGACGGCTGCCCCGACCCCGACAACGACGGCGACCGCATCCTCGACGTCGACGATCGGTGCCCCTGCCAGCCCGAGACCTACAATGGCGGCGACGACGAAGACGGCTGTCCCGACGAGTGCCGTGTCCTCCTCGTCGACGACCGCATCCTGATCCTCGAGAAGATCTACTTCGACCCGAACCAAGCGGAGATCCGTCCACGCGCCTCGCCGATCTTGGATGCGATCGCGCAGGTCCTGATGGCCCACGAAGAGGTCCGGCATGTGACGTTGCATGGCCACGCGTCGCGCGGCGAGCGGAACGCGCAGGCGCTGTCCGAAGCGCGGGCCCAGAACGTGATGGCTGCGCTGGTGGCGCGTGGCGTCCCGACCGAACGGCTCGCCGCGGTCGGCCACGGTCGTCAGCGGCCCGTGGCCGCCCCTGGTACGCCGGAGGCCGCCGAGCGCAACCGGCGCGTCGACTTCGACGTGGACGAGGCCGACGAGCCGCCCCCCCGCCGCAGCTGCCGCCCCCTCAACGATCAGCACGTGCCTGGCTGTCCCGCGGGGGACGGCGACTGA
- a CDS encoding universal stress protein, with protein MTTSPTVLFATDLEGDVTRGLSLASALAEERAATLLVVHVVPLRASDGEGMLHTGVDLMKSARHRDLHALSRSAPDVPHRTLLRIGEPAEELAQVARESRAALVVMEARERSALRRMFGPGLVERLRARVDCPIVTYQPHRADSHPASTSRLEDALPPSVALQSVLDARVDALLGWLDAQADAVASVAERPSIQRSVARLAAGASQRERDELVLELGGHLREVQGVGVELWLGDGGIDATSSSSLVEPLLCVGLAARPGPERDAWISAAMREGAAVSFPIDASDPAQAPVVLASARVPLPGGAAAALAFTFDARADFLRILAQPGPSSSAETYAFDQQGLMLSNSRFPVQLQRAGLLAPSAQAARRVRVSDPGISLLDAPAPDATEAWPLTEMAAEATAGRDGVNVHGYRDYRGVPVIGAWRWISSHRIGVAAEMDVTDARGAQFSRA; from the coding sequence ATGACCACGAGTCCCACTGTCCTGTTCGCCACGGATCTCGAAGGCGACGTCACCAGGGGCCTCAGCCTGGCGAGCGCCCTCGCCGAGGAGCGCGCTGCCACCCTGCTCGTGGTCCACGTCGTCCCGCTCCGCGCGAGCGACGGCGAGGGCATGCTCCACACCGGCGTCGACTTGATGAAGAGCGCGCGCCACCGCGACCTGCACGCCTTGTCCCGCTCGGCTCCGGACGTGCCCCATCGGACCCTGCTCCGGATCGGTGAGCCGGCGGAAGAGCTCGCGCAGGTCGCGAGGGAGTCCCGCGCGGCGCTCGTCGTGATGGAGGCCCGCGAGCGCAGCGCGCTGCGCCGCATGTTCGGTCCGGGGCTCGTCGAGCGGCTGCGCGCGCGCGTGGACTGTCCGATCGTGACCTATCAGCCCCACCGTGCCGACTCGCACCCCGCGTCGACATCGCGTCTGGAGGACGCGCTCCCGCCGTCTGTCGCGCTTCAGTCCGTGCTCGACGCGCGCGTCGACGCCCTGCTCGGCTGGCTGGACGCGCAGGCTGACGCCGTGGCCTCGGTCGCAGAGCGGCCCTCCATCCAGCGGTCCGTGGCCCGGCTGGCCGCGGGCGCGAGCCAGCGAGAGCGGGACGAGCTCGTGTTGGAGCTGGGCGGACACCTCCGCGAGGTCCAAGGCGTCGGCGTAGAGCTCTGGCTGGGCGACGGAGGCATCGACGCGACGAGCTCCTCCTCCCTCGTCGAGCCGCTCCTCTGCGTGGGCCTCGCCGCGCGGCCCGGCCCGGAGCGCGACGCGTGGATCAGCGCGGCGATGCGAGAGGGCGCCGCGGTCTCCTTCCCCATCGACGCGTCCGACCCGGCGCAGGCCCCCGTCGTCCTCGCGAGCGCGCGCGTCCCGCTCCCGGGAGGAGCCGCCGCGGCCCTGGCGTTCACCTTCGACGCGCGAGCCGACTTCCTGCGAATCCTCGCCCAGCCCGGTCCCTCGTCGTCCGCGGAGACCTACGCGTTCGACCAGCAAGGCCTCATGCTCTCGAACAGTCGATTCCCCGTTCAGCTCCAGCGCGCCGGACTCCTCGCCCCTTCAGCCCAGGCGGCCCGCAGGGTGCGGGTCAGCGACCCCGGCATCAGTTTGCTCGACGCGCCGGCCCCAGACGCGACGGAGGCGTGGCCCCTCACCGAGATGGCCGCGGAGGCTACGGCCGGCCGAGACGGCGTCAACGTGCATGGCTATCGCGACTACCGAGGCGTGCCGGTGATCGGCGCGTGGCGGTGGATCTCCAGCCACCGCATCGGGGTCGCGGCCGAGATGGACGTCACCGACGCTCGGGGGGCGCAGTTCAGCCGCGCGTAG
- a CDS encoding nuclear transport factor 2 family protein has protein sequence MQPVESLARRQLEAYNAADLDAFCACYHPEIRVLDQDGEEVCVGIEPFRERYEPLFSTRTFGGRVDTRIVVGEHCVDHERWWRTDPTTGERSEGEVLVRYRLRDGLIAEAQFFR, from the coding sequence ATGCAGCCCGTGGAGTCCCTCGCCCGTCGTCAGCTCGAAGCCTACAACGCCGCCGATCTCGACGCCTTCTGCGCCTGCTACCACCCGGAGATCCGGGTCCTCGACCAGGACGGCGAGGAGGTCTGCGTCGGCATCGAGCCCTTCCGCGAGCGCTACGAGCCGCTCTTCTCCACTCGCACCTTCGGCGGGAGGGTGGACACGCGGATCGTGGTCGGCGAGCACTGCGTCGATCACGAGCGCTGGTGGCGGACCGACCCCACGACCGGCGAGCGCAGCGAGGGGGAGGTGCTCGTCCGCTATCGCCTGCGCGACGGCCTGATCGCCGAAGCCCAGTTCTTCCGCTGA
- a CDS encoding Uma2 family endonuclease, whose amino-acid sequence MSIADYLVLDEESDEKFELLSGVVVAMSGAAPRHNAISVNTSALLRAALAASPCVVLDQGQRVHIESTGSYLYPDVTVAREPRFTDERPPSLRNPRLVVEVLSPSTRDHDMGAKLGHYRSLPGLQEVLMVEPDRRFASHYQRLESGQWLITDVTEGAVELPSLSVSLPMSELYAKVDALPASAASE is encoded by the coding sequence ATGTCCATCGCCGACTATCTCGTCCTCGACGAGGAGTCCGACGAGAAGTTCGAGCTGCTCTCGGGCGTGGTCGTCGCGATGAGCGGCGCGGCGCCGCGCCACAACGCCATCTCCGTCAACACCAGCGCACTTCTGCGCGCGGCCCTCGCAGCCTCTCCTTGCGTCGTCCTCGACCAGGGGCAGCGCGTCCACATCGAGTCCACCGGCAGCTACCTCTACCCCGACGTCACGGTGGCCCGCGAGCCGCGCTTCACGGACGAGCGGCCGCCGTCGCTGCGCAATCCACGACTGGTCGTCGAGGTCCTCTCGCCCAGCACCCGAGACCACGACATGGGCGCGAAGCTCGGCCACTATCGGAGCCTGCCGGGGCTGCAGGAGGTGCTGATGGTCGAGCCCGATCGGCGCTTCGCATCGCACTACCAGCGCCTCGAGAGCGGTCAGTGGCTGATCACGGACGTGACCGAGGGCGCGGTCGAGCTTCCCTCGCTGTCCGTCTCCCTTCCGATGAGCGAGCTCTACGCGAAGGTCGACGCCCTTCCCGCTTCAGCCGCAAGCGAGTAG
- a CDS encoding GNAT family N-acetyltransferase — MTNHAIEATQAGDQDQTVGAIVMAFGSDPVARWAFPRPQQFLASFPAFVRAFGGAAFEHGTAHHVEGFSGAALWLPPGAQPDEQALVSLVEGSVDPEQVPRFFALLEQMDHFHPTDPHWYLPLIGVDPVEQGRGHGSALLSHALQRVDQDHQPAYLESTNPANIPLYERHGFELTGTIAVAGVPPMFPMIRPAR, encoded by the coding sequence ATGACGAACCACGCAATCGAAGCGACCCAGGCTGGCGACCAGGATCAAACCGTCGGCGCCATCGTGATGGCGTTCGGCTCGGATCCCGTGGCGCGGTGGGCTTTCCCCAGGCCACAACAATTCCTGGCGAGCTTCCCGGCCTTCGTCCGCGCGTTCGGCGGGGCCGCCTTCGAGCATGGGACGGCCCATCACGTCGAAGGTTTCTCGGGCGCCGCGCTGTGGCTGCCTCCGGGCGCGCAGCCCGACGAGCAGGCCCTCGTCTCGCTCGTCGAGGGCTCCGTCGACCCCGAGCAGGTTCCGCGCTTCTTTGCGCTGCTCGAGCAGATGGATCACTTCCACCCGACCGATCCTCACTGGTATCTGCCCCTGATCGGCGTCGACCCCGTGGAGCAGGGACGCGGCCATGGCAGCGCGCTGCTCTCGCACGCGCTGCAGCGCGTCGACCAGGACCATCAGCCCGCGTACCTCGAGTCCACCAACCCCGCGAACATCCCGCTCTACGAGCGACACGGCTTCGAGCTGACCGGGACCATCGCGGTCGCGGGCGTCCCGCCGATGTTCCCCATGATCCGCCCGGCGCGGTGA